A window of Glycine soja cultivar W05 chromosome 2, ASM419377v2, whole genome shotgun sequence genomic DNA:
AATTACGAGTAAAGATCTATCATATAAATATTCTTCATAACAATATGCATTCTACAGTTTTGTCATAAGCACACTTATCATAAATTATTGAGGTGTAATGTCCTTTCATTTCGTCATGAGCACATTTATAATGAATTATCGAGCTGTAATATTCtcagttgataaaaaaaaaaaggttttagaAGACATTTATTTCACGAAATATTTTAGTACTTTTAGAAATACGAAAGTGAGAATTCTTAATTCCAAGCCTCATAATCGCAAAACATAGCTAGCTACCACTAATTGCAGTCACaaagtcattttttttcatactcATCAACCTTTTTTgccatttattattttctcctCACAATAGCTTTTTctgttcttcttttttctccctccctcctctttcatttcttcttcttcttattttgcAGTTTTTTCAACACAATACCTTCTTCTCAcgttttttcttgttattttttgcttCTTCTCCATTAATGGAATGGTAGCTAATTTTTGCCCACTTTATCTATTGGCATTTGAGCTTACTATATTTCAAGATGGAGCATATGGATTTGTAGGATCCTTTTATGGTCTCTCAATTATTTGAAGAACCGTATTTTTGTAGTTTTATAGAGATATATTTGTTAGTGCTTTAatatagatattttaatttgtgtgcTTGAGAtagttgttttaatttgtagtgcttttttttctatttgtgtTTAGTGACACATAATTTGGATTCTTGTTTTAGTTGTATTTGTACCTCACTTGGATAGTTGTAATTTAAAAACCATtctgaatatataattaaactttgtgacacattaaaatattatatttgaactTTTTGAGAGTTGTGGTGCACTTATTCTACAATTTGGATATAAGAGGCTAAAGCACTAAAgttaatatatgtaaaatgGCTAAGAAAGTTCATTTTTGTAGTAGTTCCTTAATGCAAGTTGCATCTAATCCTTTGTTTACATTCTAGATTGATTAAGATTGCGTATGTATAGGCTGGCTACCTAGAAGAGATGGGCATATGCATCACGTTCTAGTGGGTTTAATATTTCTTTGGAGAAATTATTAGCTTGGTCGAAAGATATTttgttaatgtatttttttatataaaaagtatcTTTCAATTGACAATtatatactaattattttttagacatAAAAATCATGAATGTGCATTTTGTGATTCTGTAAAGTAATTTATAAGGTTGTTGAAGTTTATGATCTATAAGTTAAAAACGGAAAAGCTGAGAATTTCTAAAAACTAACTTATAGAATGGAAGTGTTTAGTGaaattagataataaattagttaataaatataaaatgacattaatgtaaaatataaaaaagagtaaaaaaaaacaagtcaattagtaaggataaaaaaaatgaaaaaaaaaaagttaataacttATAAGGTATAAGCTAATAGAagtaacttataaaaatatatataagcaaGTTAAATAAGCTCATGtagtaaacaaatttatttttatgaaaccaACTTATAATCACAGTCTTTTTCACAGTACTAGAGTGACTTGTGACTTGCCAAAACAAACTCATAGAGCCTTTTTCATACACACACAATTAGAAAACAATTCTAATCAACATAtttaagagacctaattcttctaattgtattgattttttatttttagtttattaatatatttatgaattaaattttggtttaaaACTGCAATATCTTTTAACGTTATTATAATCAAATGCTGGATATAActgtatcattttaaaaattagcttcatattaattataaatggtTGAAATCCCTAAATTTTGTAGAGGATGCAACAACATAAACAAATTaagttaaatgaaaatattttacgaTAGTGTATTAGAAATACTACATTTACAATGTTTTAATACACGATTAATTGTGTGCTGTACATGTGTGTCTGTGTTAAaatgtgtattttattttatacggTCTATGAAAATTTTGCTTTAGCTAATTACAATTTCTCAAAAACTGTATGTTTTCCATTGTTGTGACATGTTCCATCTATAGTTGTCATCTCTTAGTCCAATCAATATTGGTTAGTGTTTTGAATATTAATGATGTTAACCTCGTTAGTTTCCTCTCCTTCTTACCTAGTACTACTGAACTCCAAAAACCAAAAATGTCTTTTACCTCGaaggtttttctttcttttgctacTGAACACCAAATTCAGGTTCACTTTAATGAATCTCACATAAAATCCATTCAATAAAGTCACATAACAATAGGATTTAGATTCTCTCCTGAAAAATAATCAGTACTATGATAATGTCATGCTATGAGTCACAAAGCCACAAATTAATTGCAATAAAAAGTAAAGCCCATTATTTGTGTAGGTTCCATCAATTTTATGTGTCTATGACGTTGGTCACTATAATTTAAATGTTTGAATATAATCAACAAGTAATTAAAGGGAAGGGTGAGCTGAAAATTTCTATATAAAGATTGGATATTTGGTCTTCAACCACAACCCAAAAACTACTGAAATTCCCAAaggcaaaaaacaaaaatacaagatGAAGAGCAAGttcctttttgttttcctaTTCTTGGGAATTCTTAACTGTGAAGCACAATATTTCAATGCCAACCCATACGACTATTTACAACTAGCCTTAAGGTGGCCTAATTCCTATTGCTTGACACATGAAGGTGGTTGCAGGGAAATAGTACCACAATATTTCACTATTAGCTACCTTCATCCCATGAGAAGAGGAGGCCCTGATCTGCGAAATTGCCCCTCACCATTTAATATGCCAAATAGCACTGTTAGTATCTCTTGCATTCCCAtacattttttgtgttttgttttcaagtttcCTTCACGGAGATTGTCCTTGAAATCTGATTAGACTAAGATTTTATTTGGTGGTTCAATTTTCccctaagaaaaaataataaagtaaaataaattaaatttatttcataagttaaataaatttattataaactcGTTAAATGAAAGAGTTTTTAGTAAAAGCTCAGTGTGTTGACTTAACGaaagaaatttaattcattttatatttttattttcttttcatatatatatatatatatatatcaagaagtttatctaaacatgactcttcaaattagtttgtgTAGCTGAAGAATTCAATAAATTGTATACATGCAGATGGAGACAAACAAGAATGACCTACTCAAATACTGGCCTGATCTGAGAACTGATAATTTTATTGAGAGCAAGTCATTATGGAGGGACCAATGGAGAATGTTTGGTTCATGCTATAGTATGATGCCAGATGACTATATTGTTTATGCACTCAACAGTAGAAAGAGAAATGACCTCAAGAAAATCTTGACAAATGCAGGTAAATAAGTAATTCAAGTTCATGTTTCACACACAAAAAGTtaggggaaaaaaaataaaacgtgATGTTGTTTTGAGGTTGCattatttatcttataattGCTAGAGTTTTTGGTATCCCCTTGACAGTTAGGAATGAGTTACTATGTTAATATAATGTTCTTTCTTGAAATTTTCACTCCTAATTTAAGGAACATTAATATAATGATCCTAAATAAAGGTATCTGATTTTAATATCATTGTTAGGTATTGTTGCAAGTGGAAATCCATATCCAACACGTAGGATACTACAAGCTTTCAGGAAAGCTTTAGGTGTGAATGTTGACATAGTTTGTGAGCCAGATAGAAGTGGAAATGTTTATCTTGCAGAGGTCCATCAATGTGTTGATGCTGCTGGAACAACATCTATAGACTGTGACAATAAGGCAAGAGGATGTGATGATGACCCCATCTTTCCCTACATGGGATTCCAACCGGATAAAGATCCCAATTAAGTAATAACACCATGCAATCATGCAAAATCTCCTTATTGTATTACCCCTATAACAACTATGTATTCAAAATAAGGGGTTTTAAGTGTATGCTAaggaaataattaataaaatatttgaataaaattcagAAAAGATTTGCCCAAAAATgtgcaaaacaattttttttttaccacgtttgatataaaaaaaaagggtacaCACAATATGGGAGTTGAATTATTCGATTCTTAAAAACGTATTAGTGAAAGCttgaataaacaaatataagttTAAAAGTTAATTAGTTTGTAATATGGAAACTAAGATACCTGAAGGAGAAAGGAAGACAATTTCACCCACAACAATTTATATTAGTTCACTCTACAACTTAAGAGTTACGTTAAGTCCTTTCACCTAATTAAAGGATCTTCACTAACAATAACAACTTACAACAAGTATATTTTGAAAGTAACAGTAATATGTAACCTTGACACGAGGTTACAAGTATTAAGTATTCTTTTTTACAAGTCTTTTTCATCTTTGAAAATGTTTACATGATGATAAGGTAACTCAATATAGGTATGGATTTGAAACTTAAGTTCAAGATACAAATCTTTTATAACAAATGTATATGAAAGAATTAGAGTATTTTCTAATGAAATTAGTTCAGAAAGCGTTCAATTCTCTATCTCATATTCGTTTAAGACATGCTTTTATAATCAAAGGAGAAGTATTTGTTGAAGGAGGGCTTCCTATTTTGATTGTTCATTAAATACATGAAGAGTTTTTTAAGTTAATGTAGAGAAGGCTTGTCTTTTTATAGAAAAGACTCAAAtgagagaaaaagttattgcaCTATTGAACTGACAGTTTATCTAATCTGACTGAGTAAaagttctttctattttttcctctttatcATGCAACATAGAGACTATATGCAACTTATGCGTTGACCTACATTTTACAAGAAATTTGGCAATTTAGTTAAAACAGGTTAGAAACACTTAGCCAAAATCTTAAAAACACTTCATCCAAGGACCAAGGtagttaaaaaactttttagtcGAAAGACTTATCAAAGCACATTCTTGTATAGTGTGTAAATAAAGATCCAATTAAATAGGGGCATTGTCTAAAAGGCGATTTAGAAgcattttgtgaaaaaaaaaatattgaacggtttttttagaaaaaacacaaaagtcAGATATTTGTACGCTTTTCATGTAAAGCCATATATTGGAcactttgttaaaaaaaataaaaaaatctcacaGCTTTGGATGATTAGGATTTCTTTCGGAAAAAATAATTGTCTTTCAAGGTGATTTTTCTAGAAATAGTTCtaagcaaaatattttaaatatatataattatacatgAAACACATTGTTagattattcataatttttaatttctttgttttcatcaacataatttttttaagtattatacACTTCATTCATTCACATTTGGCTCCATGTTGgatatctattattttaatttgtaaaaaaaagaaatagttaaGATGAGATGTTCCAATCCTGCATCTGTACTTGTCATGCCATTTGTGATTGTGGCTTTGCCTAGGATTTAGATCGTTGGAAGGCATACGCAAGCCCTACCTACAAAATTACATCCAagatttaaaagtaaataaataaaaatattttttgattatttcctaaaattaactaataagaTATAATATAGTTAATTGATAGATACATAACTAATAGCCTATTTGATtctttgaaaattgttttctaaaacaaatgtatattatttaatacaatttctcatctaaaatctattaaattttgaaaattatatattttcaaaataattgttttaaaaacccaaaaaaacaaaaaacaaaaaataagtggAAGATGTTTTTGAACATTTTTAAGTATTCTATTAAAGTTCTCAGGGGATGGCTGGTCAACAGTATTCTTATATTCATGCTTACGTGACTTTGTGTGTCATGTAACTAGACTAAATGAGGTGTAAGCCGAGTCCAAGAGGGCAATCGTGTATTCCTATAATTAGGGATGTCAAAATAGATTAAACCAGACTGGTTAACTTATTTAACAGGCTAAAATGAGTTTTGTTAGATTATATAATTCGATTTACATATTTTGCATCCAATGGATTTAGAGGCGGGAGGGATTAGGTCGATCTGTCGAGTTGGAATTTTCCTTTAGGATGTTTTTATGAATTGAATGATTAAATATTACTTTATTAGACATAATGTTTTCTAGAATATTATGGatttcatgttattttattaatttgcataACATTTGTTTAACTCATGATGATAACTTATATGAAGCATTTATGCCAAGTCAATTTATTACTAGGATAATATTCTTGTGATTTTGACATTATATttagattatttatatttattttttattttatttatttggtaaCTTAACATGTGAAGTTCATCGAATTAGATTGATTATATGAACCCAACCATCTAAAAATAAACCGAttgatttgagttttttttatcatattttaaataaaaaaattaatgagataTATAAAGTGATaactagagaaaaaaataaatttaaataaaaaaatatttaatcattaaagagtaataagtattattattttgcattagtatgaaattaaaaatttatataaaatagataACAATCAGAGACAAAAGCTTAAAAGTatgataacttatttttttattgtaaccaATAACTCAAATCAAATCagtcttaatcgaattgatttaGTTtagattaaaccaaaaaaaatctaaacctAAATCAAACCAACCCAATTAACTTTAATTGATTCAAATccacttaattatatttttactcaCATACATAAGGATGTCTATTTTTTTCGGTCTCCCAAATAAAAATGTCTCTGAAATTcaaaaaacattctttttttccttctctcaaataaaaatctgtatttttttagtccctcatACTTGCAAAGGAACtaaaaagaacatttttttattttaagaatagaaactgcaaatttttatttgaggattaaaaaaaaccctaattggagtaattaaacataattaagcTGATTCAGTTAAATTTTGGCGGGTTAACTCAATCCGTTCTTAGCCTAATTTCACGGTCTAATAATttgcaaaacattttttttttcaaataagctAATAAAAAATGGATTAGGGATGTTCACAAGGGACTAAAAACAAGCCCCCTAATTTGAGGAACTAACACAAAAGGCCACCAATGCCACAACCAAAGAAATTGCTTGCATATTCACGAGTGGCTACAAGTGGAAACACTAGGTCGTCTACCACAATAGTTTAATAAGATTTGCTCAAATTTGTCATCAACGcattttcatcattttatcACGATAACCAAATATGACATACGCTAGTTTCCACT
This region includes:
- the LOC114382818 gene encoding ribonuclease S-2-like produces the protein MKSKFLFVFLFLGILNCEAQYFNANPYDYLQLALRWPNSYCLTHEGGCREIVPQYFTISYLHPMRRGGPDLRNCPSPFNMPNSTMETNKNDLLKYWPDLRTDNFIESKSLWRDQWRMFGSCYSMMPDDYIVYALNSRKRNDLKKILTNAGIVASGNPYPTRRILQAFRKALGVNVDIVCEPDRSGNVYLAEVHQCVDAAGTTSIDCDNKARGCDDDPIFPYMGFQPDKDPN